From a single Brassica oleracea var. oleracea cultivar TO1000 chromosome C5, BOL, whole genome shotgun sequence genomic region:
- the LOC106343642 gene encoding 30S ribosomal protein S17: protein MKPVIGTVVSNKMQKSVVVAVDRLFHNKLYNRYVKRTSKFMAHDETNACNIGDRVKLDPSRPLSKHKNWIVAEIIKKARIYSPQAAAAAALSFSAAKSPSESSVPPVSSS from the exons ATGAAGCCGGTGATAGGTACGGTGGTGTCGAACAAGATGCAGAAGTCGGTGGTGGTAGCTGTCGATAGACTCTTCCACAATAAGCTCTACAATCGCTACGTCAAGCGTACTTCCAAGTTCATGGCTCACGACGAGACGAACGCCTGTAACATCGGCGATCGA GTGAAGTTGGATCCTTCGAGGCCATTGAGCAAGCATAAGAATTGGATTGTTGCGGAAATCATAAAGAAAGCACGAATCTATTCTCCACAGGCTGCTGCTGCAGCCGCTCTCAGTTTCTCAGCTGCGAAATCTCCGTCTGAGTCTTCGGTTCCCCCTGTTTCGTCTTCCTAA
- the LOC106295797 gene encoding protein TIC 62, chloroplastic, whose amino-acid sequence MEGTSFLRGQPLTTAPSLPRQRFLLQGWKNNRIVRFSGLTNHSDSIKSRSFFDLSLRASDKAPIKASSAVTEANPTNLESKEQDLVFVAGATGKVGSRTVRELLKLGFRVKAGVRSAQRASSLVQSVKDMNTDEGTQPVEKLEIVECDLEKKDSIQPALGNASVVICCIGASEKEISDITGPYRIDYLATKNLVDAATSAKVNNFILVTSLGTNKFGFPAAILNLFWGVLCWKRKAEEALIASGLNYAIVRPGGMERPTDAYKETHNLTLALDDTLFGGQVSNLQVAELLACMAKNPQLSCSKIVEVVAETTAPLTPIEKLLEKIPSKRPYVPPPKESVPAKEVTPVPAEPVKQESVAAKEVTPVLTEPVTKEPTAPKEDKAPAEVKDVKPRPLSPYAAYEDLKPPTSPIPATALGATKAKEVDATQVPEVEETQVPVEANAVPPPESPVETSVPVVEEVKQVEEKKERPLSPYASYENLKPPSSPTPKACGIQKSDTLAPVPTDSDTGESSTVATTVTEEAEAPPAIPKMRPLSPYAAYADLKPPTSPTPASTGPKKTAPAEEISEVPGGNDVVETVDGSVITTESASVPEAETVNSVTDTSLTPEESAADQPKPRPLSPYTMYEDMKPPTSPLPSPVINH is encoded by the exons ATGGAAGGAACTAGTTTTCTCCGAGGGCAACCTCTAACAACAGCACCCTCCCTTCCCAGACAAAGGTTCCTTCTCCAAGGATGGAAAAACAATCGGATTGTCAGGTTTTCTGGTTTGACGAATCACTCCGATTCTATAAAGTCCAGGTCTTTCTTCGATCTTAGCCTCAGAGCTTCAG ACAAAGCTCCCATAAAGGCAAGCTCTGCCGTAACAGAGGCAAACCCTACGAACTTAGAATCAAAGGAACAAGACCTTGTCTTTGTAGCTGGTGCTACGGGTAAAGTTGGTTCTAGAACTGTGAG AGAGTTACTGAAGCTCGGATTTCGAGTTAAAGCTGGAGTTCGAAGCGCTCAGAGAGCATCAAGTCTTGTGCAA AGTGTTAAGGATATGAACACAGATGAAGGAACTCAAC CTGTAGAAAAGCTTGAGATTGTTGAATGTGACTTGGAGAAGAAAGACTCAATACAGCCTGCATTGGGGAATGCATCTGTGGTTATATGCTGTATAGGTGCTAGCGAGAAAGAAATATCCGATATCACCGGTCCTTACAGGATTGATTATTTGGCCACCAAAAACCTTGTTGATGCTG CAACATCTGCAAAAGTTAATAACTTCATCTTGGTGACATCCTTAGGGACCAATAAATTTGGATTTCCCGCTGCCATTCTCAA TCTGTTCTGGGGAGTTCTTTGCTGGAAGAGAAAAGCTGAAGAAGCCTTGATTGCAAGTGGTCTCAACTACGCA ATAGTTAGGCCTGGAGGAATGGAGAGACCAACTGATGCATACAAGGAGACTCATAATCTCACTCTTGCTCTAGATGATACATTGTTTGGTGGTCAGGTCTCAAATCTCCAG GTTGCAGAATTGCTAGCTTGTATGGCTAAGAACCCTCAACTTTCTTGCTCTAAGATTGTGGAAGTGGTTGCTGAAACAACTGCACCATTAACCCCTATTGAAAAGCTTCTTGAAAAGATTCCTTCCAAACGTCCTTATGTGCCTCCACCAAAG GAATCAGTTCCAGCCAAAGAGGTAACACCAGTTCCTGCTGAGCCTGTCAAGCAAGAATCAGTTGCAGCCAAAGAGGTAACACCAGTCCTTACTGAGCCTGTCACTAAAGAACCAACAGCTCCCAAGGAGGATAAAGCACCTGCAGAAGTGAAAGATGTTAAGCCTAGGCCGCTGTCTCCTTATGCCGC CTATGAAGACTTGAAACCTCCAACATCTCCTATTCCGGCCACAGCACTTGGTGCCACCAAAGCTAAGGAGGTGGATGCAACTCAGGTTCCGGAGGTGGAAGAAACTCAGGTTCCTGTTGAGGCTAATGCAGTTCCACCACCAGAAAGTCCTGTTGAGACCAGTGTCCCAGTAGTAGAAGAAGTGAAGCAAGTTGAGGAAAAGAAAGAGAGGCCTCTTTCTCCTTATGCTAG CTATGAGAATCTAAAACCACCTTCATCTCCCACTCCTAAAGCTTGTGGTATCCAGAAGAGCGATACTTTGGCGCCTGTTCCAACAGATTCTGATACTGGTGAAAGCTCAACAGTTGCAACAACTGTCACTGAGGAGGCAGAAGCACCACCAGCCATACCAAAAATGAGACCTCTTTCTCCTTATGCAGC TTACGCAGACCTAAAACCACCAACCTCACCGACTCCTGCATCAACTGGTCCCAAGAAAACAGCACCTGCAGAAGAAATCTCAGAGGTACCTGGAGGCAATGACGTGGTGGAAACAGTTGATGGTAGTGT GATCACGACTGAATCTGCTTCTGTGCCAGAGGCGGAAACCGTTAACAGTGTGACAGACACTTCCCTTACCCCAGAAGAAAGTGCAGCTGATCAGCCAAAGCCAAGGCCATTGTCACCTTACACAAT GTATGAGGACATGAAGCCTCCAACATCACCTCTTCCATCTCCGGTCATCAATCATTAG
- the LOC106343641 gene encoding uncharacterized protein LOC106343641: MATVTASLRLQPLSSLSSSSSPPPSSRPLYLKFNTSHRENLRYLSSLGVIPQNPRLAPPVDNLPHILSAVNFLKSKGISDEDFPRLVYLCPQLFSPTFSISETDPVFDFLAGELGASAAESRGLIVNCPSILLSDVEYCLRPTLVYLKELGVKNLNRASKTNAHVLNTRAEKLRAKMRFLKSIGFEHEEAARVCGRIPAIFGYSVEDNLRPKFEFLVYDMERELEELKKFPQYFGFSLGKRIKPRHWHLKKKGVRLSLSRMLMWGDHKFYSKWKP, from the coding sequence ATGGCTACTGTAACCGCTTCGCTTCGTCTTCAACCTCTATCATCACTCTCCTCGTCTTCCTCTCCTCCTCCAAGCTCTAGACCTCTCTATCTCAAGTTTAATACCTCGCACCGCGAAAACCTAAGATACCTCTCGTCTCTCGGAGTAATCCCTCAGAATCCAAGACTCGCTCCTCCGGTGGACAACCTCCCTCACATCCTCTCCGCCGTGAACTTCCTAAAATCAAAAGGAATCTCCGACGAAGACTTCCCTCGCCTCGTCTACCTCTGCCCGCAGCTCTTCTCACCGACTTTCTCCATCTCCGAAACAGATCCCGTCTTCGACTTCCTCGCCGGCGAGCTCGGAGCCTCCGCCGCGGAATCCAGAGGACTGATCGTGAACTGCCCCAGCATCCTCCTCTCCGACGTGGAGTACTGTTTGAGACCGACGCTGGTTTACCTCAAGGAGCTGGGGGTGAAGAATCTGAACAGAGCGAGCAAGACGAACGCGCACGTGCTCAACACGAGGGCGGAGAAGCTGAGAGCGAAGATGAGGTTCCTCAAGAGCATAGGGTTTGAGCACGAGGAAGCGGCGAGAGTGTGTGGGAGGATCCCGGCGATATTTGGGTACAGTGTGGAGGATAACCTGAGGCCCAAGTTTGAGTTTCTGGTTTATGATATGGAGAGAGAGTTGGAAGAGTTGAAGAAGTTTCCTCAGTATTTTGGGTTTAGCTTGGGGAAGAGAATAAAGCCGAGGCATTGGCATTTGAAGAAGAAAGGCGTTAGGCTTTCGCTTAGTAGGATGTTGATGTGGGGTGATCACAAGTTCTATTCCAAGTGGAAACCATGA